The following nucleotide sequence is from Flavobacteriales bacterium.
AAGTAAGAATGAAATCATCCAACAGCAACTAGACATACCATACTCAAGAACAAAGTAGAAAGCAATAGAGTAAGTTGCCAGTATTCCTCCAAGAGTGGAGACTGCATACACATTACCTGCAATATTGCCCACTTCGTTACCTGATGAAGAAAGCATACCGATAATTGTCGGGGAGACTATTCCAAAGCAGATCATCATTGGCATTATCATTAACAGCCCGGTAACAATTATGCCTATTTCTGTGCTGAAAATATAAGTGCCTCGCATAATTATGCCATCTAACGTTGGGGTGAGCCCTACGAGTACTCCTGCAGTTATTAAT
It contains:
- a CDS encoding fused MFS/spermidine synthase translates to MKEYSNNKSSLSYLYVLAFVEGASLMGMEILGGKMIAPFYGTSLYVWSTVLAVTMGGLAIGYFTGGILSLKYPKEKMLLYTLITAGVLVGLTPTLDGIIMRGTYIFSTEIGIIVTGLLMIMPMMICFGIVSPTIIGMLSSSGNEVGNIAGNVYAVSTLGGILATYSIAFYFVLEYGMSSCCWMISFLLLAFTLLGFSRKEFTLKGTKNIKSN